In Rhodococcus rhodochrous, a single genomic region encodes these proteins:
- a CDS encoding ABC transporter ATP-binding protein, with amino-acid sequence MTPSSPAGAVPAVRLDGVVKTYGGVTAVNGLDLTVERAQVLALLGPNGAGKTTTVEMCEGFVTPDAGTVRVLGLDPVADSDALRPRIGVMLQGGGAYPGSRAGEMLDLVAAYSADPLDPDWLLQRLGLTDARRTPYRRLSGGQQQRLALACALVGRPELVFLDEPTAGLDAQARLLVWELIDALRRDGVSVLLTTHLMDEAEELADEIVIIDHGRVVAAGTPDEVTRDGAEGQLWLTAPPGLDLSALQSALAGTHRVREDNPGRYLVEGTIEPSVVAAAATWCANLGALATEIRVDQRSLEDVFLELTGRELRG; translated from the coding sequence GTGACCCCGAGTTCTCCCGCCGGTGCGGTACCGGCCGTGCGCCTGGACGGCGTCGTCAAGACCTACGGGGGCGTCACCGCCGTGAACGGTCTCGACCTGACCGTCGAACGCGCCCAGGTGCTCGCCCTCCTCGGCCCGAACGGTGCCGGTAAGACCACCACCGTGGAAATGTGCGAGGGGTTCGTCACTCCCGACGCGGGCACGGTCCGCGTCCTGGGTCTCGATCCCGTCGCCGACTCCGACGCCCTCCGTCCCCGGATCGGCGTGATGCTGCAGGGTGGCGGCGCCTATCCGGGTTCGCGGGCCGGCGAGATGCTCGACCTGGTGGCGGCGTACTCGGCCGACCCCCTCGACCCCGACTGGCTGCTCCAGCGCCTCGGGCTCACCGACGCCCGCCGCACCCCCTACCGCCGGTTGTCGGGTGGACAACAGCAACGCCTCGCGCTTGCGTGCGCGCTGGTCGGGCGCCCCGAACTGGTGTTCCTCGACGAACCGACGGCGGGCCTCGACGCGCAGGCCCGGCTGCTGGTCTGGGAACTGATCGACGCACTGCGTCGCGACGGCGTGAGTGTGCTGCTCACCACCCACCTCATGGACGAGGCCGAAGAACTCGCCGACGAGATCGTCATCATCGATCACGGCCGGGTGGTCGCCGCAGGGACACCCGACGAGGTCACCCGTGACGGCGCCGAGGGGCAGCTGTGGCTGACCGCGCCTCCGGGACTCGATCTGAGCGCCCTGCAGTCCGCTCTGGCCGGCACCCACCGGGTCCGGGAGGACAATCCCGGGCGGTATCTGGTCGAGGGCACGATCGAACCGTCGGTCGTCGCGGCGGCGGCGACCTGGTGCGCGAACCTGGGCGCACTGGCAACCGAGATCCGGGTGGATCAGCGCAGCCTCGAGGACGTCTTCCTCGAGTTGACCGGTCGGGAGTTGAGAGGGTGA
- the mptB gene encoding polyprenol phosphomannose-dependent alpha 1,6 mannosyltransferase MptB — translation MPSTPPLSAPRTTSPSPGRSGVRERLHVWIRRALGLDAPGPHADVSVVLHGDETEGRGLDAIENIYLHRIRLLGATGAVLMAVGALGAGAQPVLQNPVQGVRALGLAARMPSAALTTTMIGTALVILAWLLLGRFAIGRSAPDGPVRRLSRSQLDRTLLLWILPLVVAPPMFSKDVYSYLAQSEIAARGLDPYAIGPAGALGVDHVLTRTVPNIWRDTPAPYGPAFLWIGEKITYVTGENIVAGIFVHRLLALVGVALIVWALPRLARRCGVAPVSALWLGAANPLLLFHLVAGIHNEALMLGLMLAGVELALRAVHPDDEAASRLRLAGWLAAGTALIALSSMIKVPSLLALGFVGMALARKWGASFRSVVAAAAVLGLGAAVVIAAVSWGSGLGLGWTQTLGTATEVRSWMSIPTLLGMGTGLGGVLLGLGDHTTAVLSITRPIAALVAAFVTVRMLLAVLTGRIHPVGALGVSLGAIVLLFPVVQPWYLLWAVIPLAAWATRPVFRIPTIAFSSVVGMILMPNGSEYQPFIIVQASIATIVVVGLIIVATRSRLPWRLQERTPPRPTETADA, via the coding sequence GCGCCCTGGGCCTCGACGCCCCGGGCCCACACGCCGATGTCTCGGTCGTCCTGCACGGCGACGAGACCGAAGGTCGCGGACTCGACGCGATCGAGAACATCTATCTCCACCGCATCCGGCTGCTCGGCGCGACCGGCGCCGTCCTCATGGCGGTCGGAGCGCTCGGCGCCGGCGCCCAACCGGTCCTGCAGAACCCCGTGCAGGGCGTCCGCGCCCTCGGACTGGCGGCACGTATGCCGAGCGCCGCCCTCACGACCACCATGATCGGCACGGCGCTGGTGATCCTCGCCTGGCTGCTGCTCGGCCGGTTCGCGATCGGCCGGAGCGCACCGGACGGTCCCGTGCGCCGACTGTCCCGGTCACAGCTCGACCGCACCCTGCTGCTGTGGATCCTGCCGCTGGTCGTCGCGCCGCCGATGTTCAGCAAGGACGTCTACTCCTATCTCGCGCAGAGCGAGATCGCGGCGCGCGGGCTCGACCCCTACGCGATCGGTCCGGCCGGCGCTCTGGGGGTCGACCACGTCCTGACCCGGACGGTGCCGAACATCTGGCGCGACACCCCGGCCCCCTACGGCCCCGCCTTCCTGTGGATCGGCGAGAAGATCACCTACGTCACGGGCGAGAACATCGTGGCCGGCATCTTCGTCCACCGACTGCTCGCGCTCGTGGGCGTGGCCCTGATCGTGTGGGCGCTGCCGCGACTGGCCCGCCGCTGCGGTGTCGCGCCGGTGAGTGCGTTGTGGCTGGGCGCCGCGAACCCGCTGCTGCTCTTCCACCTGGTCGCGGGCATCCACAACGAGGCTCTGATGCTCGGGCTCATGCTCGCCGGTGTCGAGCTCGCGCTGCGGGCGGTCCACCCGGACGACGAGGCGGCGTCGCGTCTGCGTCTCGCGGGATGGCTCGCCGCCGGAACGGCCCTGATCGCGCTGTCGTCGATGATCAAGGTGCCCTCGCTGCTCGCCCTCGGGTTCGTCGGTATGGCGCTGGCCCGCAAGTGGGGTGCGTCCTTCCGCTCGGTGGTCGCGGCCGCCGCCGTCCTGGGGTTGGGCGCAGCCGTCGTGATCGCGGCGGTGAGCTGGGGAAGCGGCCTCGGTCTCGGCTGGACGCAGACCCTCGGGACCGCCACGGAAGTGCGCAGCTGGATGTCGATCCCGACCCTGCTCGGTATGGGCACCGGTCTCGGGGGTGTGCTGCTCGGCCTCGGCGACCACACGACGGCCGTGCTGTCCATCACACGGCCCATCGCCGCGCTGGTGGCCGCCTTCGTCACGGTGCGCATGCTGCTCGCCGTACTCACGGGACGGATCCATCCCGTCGGTGCGCTGGGGGTGTCGCTGGGCGCGATCGTGCTGCTCTTCCCGGTCGTGCAGCCGTGGTACCTGCTGTGGGCGGTCATCCCGCTCGCGGCCTGGGCGACCCGCCCCGTCTTCCGGATCCCCACCATCGCGTTCTCGTCGGTGGTCGGCATGATCCTCATGCCCAACGGCAGCGAATATCAACCGTTCATCATCGTCCAGGCGTCGATCGCAACCATCGTCGTGGTCGGGCTGATCATCGTCGCCACACGTTCCCGGCTGCCGTGGCGGCTGCAGGAGCGCACACCACCGCGTCCGACGGAAACCGCGGACGCCTAG